The Streptomyces fungicidicus nucleotide sequence CGGACGGCGACGGGTTCGGGCAGCTTCTTGACGGTGCCCCAGCCCGCGCCGTAGAGGGTGTCGGTCAGCCGCTCCCGGGCGCTCACTTCGCGGCCTCGCTCCCCCGGGTGTCCTGCCGCTCGGCGGCCTCGGCCTCGGCGGACTCCCGGCGCACGGTGACGACCCGCTGGATCAGCGTGACCAGGCTGCCGACGGCGACGATCCACAGCGCGACGGGCAGCAGGTACTGGATGCCGGGCACGCCGAACGCGTGCAGACCCGCGAGACCGGCCGCGACCAGCGAGATCACCAGCCGCTCGGCCCGCTCGACCAGTCCGTTCACGGCGACCGGCAGACCGATCGACTCACCGCGCGCCTTGGTGTACGACACCACCTGGCCGCTGGCCAGGCAGAAGATCGACACCGCGCACAGGGCGATGTCGTCACCGCCCCCGGCGTACCAGAGGGCGAAGCCGCCGAAGATCGCGCCGTCGGCGACCCGGTCCAGTGTGGAGTCCAGGAAGGCGCCCCAGCGGCTGGAGCGGCCCAGCTGGCGCGCCATGTTGCCGTCGACGAGGTCGGAGAACACGAACAGCGTGATGACGACCGTGCCCCAGAAGAACTCGCCCACGGGGTAGAAGACCAGCGCGCCCGCGACCACTCCGGCGGTGCCGATGAGCGTGACCGTGTCGGGGCTGACCCCCCGCCGGATGAGAAACGCGGCGAACGGTGTGAGGACACGCGTGAAGAATGCACGCGCGTACTTGTTCAGCATGGCCTTCCCGAGGGTCGGTGGGCCGCGCGGCCCCACTGGCCACCGGCGGGCACAATCGTAGCCACGCGCGCGCGTGGGCGGTGGCGGGGCACCCGGGCGCCCGCTCCGGGACGGGGTCCGTACCGGAGACCCGGAGGCGGGCGGCGGGATCGTGTCCCTCGTATGGACGCGCCGTGACGGGAGTGGAAAGCTCGAAGGACCGCGGGCGTCGCCGGAGCCGCACCGCACGCGGATTCCGCGGGTCCGCGCCCACAGTGACCTCACCGTGCACGGGAGGCAGGATCATGGGCGACAAGGCGCACACACACCCCGGGGCCGCCGGCAGGGCGCGGGCGGCCGACCATCCCACGTCCGTACGGAATGTGGTGCTGGTCGGCCACTCCGGATCGGGCAAGACGACGCTGGTGGAAGCCCTCGCGCTGACCGCGGGGGCGGTGAACCGGGCGGGCCGCGTGGAGGACGGCGGCACCGTCTCCGACTACGACGACATCGAGCACCGGCAGCAGCGTTCCGTACAGCTCTCCCTGGTGCCGGTGGAATGGGACGGCATCAAGGTCAACCTGCTGGACACCCCCGGATACGCCGACTTCGTCGGGGAGCTCAGGGCCGGTCTGCGCGCCGCGGACGCGGCCCTCTTCGTCGTCTCGGCCTCGGACGGCGTGGACGGCTCGACCCGCATGGTGTGGGACGAGTGCGCGGCCGTCGGCATGCCGCGCGCCATCGTCGTCACACACCTCGAGGCGGCCCGCGCGGACTTCGACGAGATGACCCGGATCTGCGCCGAGACCTTCGGCGGCGACGACCCCGACGCCGTGCTGCCGCTGTACCTGCCGCTGCACGGCCCCGAAGGACCCGACGGGCACGCGCCCGTGACGGGGCTGACCGGACTGCTGTCGCGCAAGCTCTTCGACTACTCCACCGGCGAGCGCAAGGAGTCCGAGCCCGGCGAGGAGCAGCGGCCGCTGATCGAGGAGGCCCGCGGCCGGCTCATCGAGGGGATCATCGCCGAGAGCGAGGACGAGACCCTCATGGACCGCTATCTCGGCGGCGAGGACGTCGACGTCAAGACGCTGATCCAGGACGCGGAACGGGCGGTCGCCCGCGGGGTGTTCTTCCCCGTCCTGGCCGCCGCCCCCGCCGCCGACGGCGCCCGGCAGGGCCTCGGCACCGTGGAACTGCTGGACTTGATCACCGGCGGCTTCCCGACCCCGCTGGAACACGGCACCCCGAGCGTCACCACCCCGGAGGGCAGGCCGCGCGAGCTCAGGCCCTGCGACCCCGACGCCCCGCTGGTCGTGGAGGTCGTGAAGACCTCGTCCGACCCCTACGTGGGCCGGATCTCCCTCATCCGGGTGTTCTCCGGCACCCTGCGGGCCGACCAGACCGTCCACGTCTCCGGACACGGGCTGGCCGACCGGGGACACGAGGACCACGACGTCGACGAGCGGATCGGCGCGCTGTCCACCCCGTTCGGCAAGCAGCAGCGGCCCGTCCCGCACGTCGTCGCGGGCGACCTGGCGTGCGTGGCGAAGCTCGGCCGCGCGGAGACCGGCGACACCCTGTCCGCCAAGGACGACCCGCTGCTCATGGAGCCCTGGGAGATGCCCGACCCGCTGCTCCCGCTGGCCATCCGGGCCCACAGCAAACCGGACGAGGACAAGCTCTCCCAGGGCCTGTCCCGGCTGGTGGCGGAGGACCCGACGATGCGGCTGGAGCAGAACCAGGACACCCACCAGGTGGTGCTCTGGTGCCTGGGCGAGGCGCACGCGGACGTGGCCCTGGAGCGGCTGCGCAGCCGCTACGGCGTCCAGGTCGACGTCGTCCCGCACCGGGTGCCGCTCAGGGAGACCTTCGGCGGCAAGGCCGCCGGGCGCGGCCGGCACGTCAAACAGTCCGGCGGGCACGGGCAGTTCGCCATCTGCGAGATCGAGGTGGAACCGCTGCCGAACGGCTCGGGCATCGAGTTCGTCGACAAGGTGGTCGGCGGCGCCGTGCCCCGGCAGTTCGTCCCGTCCGTGGAGAAGGGGGTACGGGCCCAGGCGGTCAAGGGGGTCGCCGCGGGGCATCCGCTGATCGACGTGCGGGTGACGCTCCTCGACGGCAAGGCGCACTCGGTCGACTCCTCCGACGCCGCGTTCCAGACGGCCGGCGCGCTGGCCCTGCGGGAGGCGGCCGCGGACGCGACGATCCATCTGCTGGAGCCGGTGGCCGAGGTGAGCGTCCTGGTCGGGGACGACTACGTGGGCACCGTGATGAGCGACCTGTCGGGCCGGCGCGGCCGGGTGCTCGGCACCGAGCAGTCGGCCGGCGGACGCACCCTCATCAAGGCCGAGGTCCCCGAGATCGAGATCGGCCGGTACTCCATCGACCTGCGCTCCCTCTCGCACGGCACCGCCCGCTTCAGCCGCCGCTACGCACGGCACGAACCCATGCCGCCGCAGGTGGCGCAGCGGGTCACCGAGGAGGCGCGTGCCGCCTCCTGACCGGCGCCGGGCGCCCCCGGGGAGACCCGGCGGGCGCCCGCGCACGCGCCTCGTACGCGCCTCCACAGCGCCTCGTGCCGGGGCGCCTTCGGGCGGGCTCACCCGGTGCCGCGGACGGCTTGGGCCGTCCGCAGACGCGGGGCAGTGGCTGCGGATACCCTGAAGACCTGATCAACAGGTGTGCGCAGCACGGAAGTCGGGAAGGCCGCAAGACGACAGTCGCGGCGATCGGGGGCGGGAATGACCGTTGAGAGCGGTTACGCGGAGTTCTTCGGTCCGCAGGTGCCGCGCACCGGCGACGAGGGGCAGACGCCGACCTTCGCGCTGGCGTCCGCGGCCTACCGGGACAACGAGGCGGAGGAGCTGCTCAAGGCCAACAGCGAGTGGCACAAGTCCGCCGTCGGCAAACCCAGGTTGAAGCTGCTGCGGCCGAACCTGGGCGAGGCCTACTCCAGGGCGATCATCGACCGGATGCTGGGCTCCGGGCGCGCACCGCTCATCCAGTCCTTCGGCACCCAGCCGCAGGTGGTGGTGGAGCACGCGCTCGCCGCGCACCGCATCCGCCGCGAGCGGGACAACTGGCTGAGCGCCGTCATGGTCCTGTGCGGCCTCCTCTTCCTGCCCGGGCTCATCCTGTGGCTGCTGGTCTTCCAGATCCGTACGACGATGGCGAAGCGCGAGGACAAGAGGGCCGGCGCACTCGCCACCACCCTGCTCGTCGCGGTGGGCGCGCTGGCCGTGCTCTTCCTCATCCGCATGCCGTTCGAGGGGTTCTGGGGCTGGTACGCGCGCGCGGCCGTCGTCGCCCCGGTGCTGGGCTGGTTCTGGGCCAAGCAGATCTGCGAGCGCACGGCGAGGGACCTGCGCGAGCGCTGGGCCGGCCTGCTCTCCGGCAGCAGCGTCGGCGCCAAGGTGCCCGAGGCGGTGCCGAGCAGCCCCGGCGAGACGGCGGCCGAGCAGCTGCGCCAGTCCCTGGCCCGGCTCGGCGCCGAGCAGCAGTCCAACTCCGTCTTCTACGCCGGTCCCAAGGGCATACTCGGCATGGGCACCCGCTGGGGCAGCTGGCAGCTCGCCGAGGACCTCGTGCAGGCCGACCCGGACCGGGAGATCCACCCGTTCCGCAGCTGGGACGTCGTCAAGGCCATCTACGACCGGCTGCGGATGCTGGAGCGCGGCCCGCTGCACACCGGGGGCTTCCCCAAGCCGTCCGTGCGGCACTGGATCGTCACGCCCATCGGCGAGAACGCCGACTCGGTCTCCCGGCCCGAGGGGACGGACGTCGAGGCGTACCAGGTCAAGACCCACGCGATACAGGACATCTGCAACAAGCAGCAGTTCGGCGCGGGCGACCGGCACTACCTGGGTGTGCAGTGGACGCTGTGGGACGGCCAGCTGGTGCTCACCATGCTGATCACCGTGACCGTGCTGCACGAGACGCTGCGCATCGAGGTCACCGGGCACGCGCTGGGGCCGGTGCACTCGCTCTTCACCAGCAAGCCGGCGGCCAAGGAGAAGGAGGTCCAGAAGTCGATCAAGTTCTGGGAGACCCGGAAGGTGAAGCTCCCGCTGGTCGACTCCGACGAGGTGGTGCGGCTGGCCGCCCGGGCGCCCCTGACCTGGTACCCGCCGCTGCTGTACTGGCTCGGCGGCAAGCTGAGCCTGCCCGAGCCGTTCGGTCTGCGGCACGCCTGGGCGGACAAGCCGTGGCGGCACCGGTTCATGGCGGACGACGCGCTGCGCGCGGCCGCGCCGGTGCTGCGGGTGGTGCACTCCGCGGCGATCAAGGTGCTGGACGAGCACGGCGTGGACACGGAGAAGTTCGGGTCGCGGTCGTCGTTCCTCAGCACGGCGGTGCAGGACGCCTCGCCCCGCAAGGCGGACGTGTACGACGCGTGAGCCTCCGGCGGCCAGGGCGGGCCCGCCCGCCTAGGCCGCCGGCCAGGCCTCCGCGAGCATCTTGCGGGTGTCCGCGAGGAGCTGCGGCAGCACCTTCGTGTGGCCGACCACCGGCATGAAGTTGGTGTCGCCGCCCCAGCGCGGGACGACGTGCTGGTGGAGGTGGGCGGCGATGCCCGCGCCCGCGACCGTGCCCTGGTTCATGCCGATGTTGAAGCCGTGGGCGCCGGACGCGGCCCGCAGCGCCGCCATCGCCTGCTTGGTGAGTTCGGCGAGCTCCGCCGTCTCCTCCACCGTGAGGTCCGTGTAGTCGGCGACGTGCCGGTACGGCACCGTCATCAGGTGGCCGCCCGTGTACGGGTACAGGTTGAGCACCGCGTACACCAACTCGCCCCGCCGCAGGATCAGCCCGTCCTCGTCGGACTTGGCCGGAAGGGAGCAGAAGGGGCAGCCGTCGTCGGCGCCCGGGCCGCTCGGCTTGTTCTCGCCCTGGATGTACGCCATCCGGTGGGGGGTCCACAGACGCTGGAACGCGTCGGGCGTTCCCACTCCCAGCTGCTGTTCCGGCTCACTCGTCATGCGTGCAGCATATGGCGTCACCGGAGGGGCACGGAAAAGGCCCCCGGGATCGCTCCCGGGGGCCGTGCCCCGCACCTGCGGGGCGTCCGGTCACACCTGGACCCGGCGCTCCACCACGTCGAGGAGCTTCGCCAGTGCCTGCTCGCGCGGGATGCCGTTCTCCTGCGAGCCGTCGCGGTAGCGGAACGAGACGGTGCCCGCGTTCATGTCCTCGTCACCCACGATGATCATGAACGGGACCTTGAGCTTCTGCTGGGTGCGGATCTTCTTCTGCATCCGGTCCGAGGAGGAGTCGACCTCCACCCGCAGGCCCTTCTGCCTGGCCTCCGTGGCGAACTTCTCCAGGTACTCGACGTGAGCGTCGCCCACCGGGATGCCCACCGCCTGCACCGGCGCCAGCCACGCCGGGAACGCGCCCGCGTAGTGCTCGAGGAGCACCGCGAAGAACCGCTCGATCGAGCCGAACAGCGCGCGGTGGATCATGACCGGGCGGGTCTTGGAGCCGTCCGCGGCGGTGTACTCCAGGTCGAAGCGCTCCGGCAGGTTGAAGTCGAGCTGGATCGTCGACATCTGCCAGGTGCGGCCGATCGCGTCCTTGGTCTGGACGGAGATCTTCGGACCGTAGAAGGCGGCGCCGCCGGGGTCCGCCACGAGTTCCAGGCCCTGCTTCTCGGCGACCTCGCGCAGCGTCTGGGTGGCCTCTTCCCAGGCCTCGTCCGAGCCGACGAACTTCTCCGGGTCCTTGGTGGACAGCTCCAGGTAGAAGTCGGTCAGACCGTAGTCGCGCAGCAGGTTCAGGACGAAGGTGAGGGTCTTGTCGAGCTCCTCGGACATCTGCTCGCGGGTGCAGTAGATGTGCGCGTCGTCCTGGGTGAAGCCGCGGGCACGGGTGAGGCCGTGCACGACGCCGGACTTCTCGTACCGGTACACGGTCCCGAACTCGAAGAGGCGCAGGGGCAGTTCACGGTAGGACCGGCCGCGCGCGTCGAAGATCAGGTTGTGCATCGGGCAGTTCATGGGCTTGAGGTAGTAGTCCACGCCCTCGTCGAGCTGCATGGGCGGGTACATGCCGTCCGCGTACCAGTCCAGGTGGCCCGAGGTCTCGAAGAGCTTCCCCTTCGTCGCGTGCGGGGTGTAGACGAACTCGTAGCCCTCCTCCTCGTGGCGGCGCCGCGAGTAGTCCTCCATGACCCGGCGGATGATGCCGCCCTTGGGGTGGAAGACCGCGAGGCCGGAGCCGATCTGCTCCGGGATCGAGAACAGGTCGAGCTCGCTGCCCAGCTTTCGGTGGTCGCGCTTCTCGGCCTCGGCGAGGAACTCCAGGTGCGCCTTCAGCTCGTCCTTGGTCGGCCAGGCGGTGCCGTAGATGCGCTGGAGCATCGGGTTCTTCTCGCTGCCGCGCCAGTACGCGGCCGCGTTGCGCATCAGCTTGAACGCCGGGATGTTCCGGGTGGTGGGCAGGTGGGGACCCCGGCAGAGGTCCTTCCAGCACAGCTCGCCGGTCTTCGCGTCGAGGTTGTCGTAGATCGTCAGCTCGCCGGAGCCGACCTCGACGTCCGCGCCGTCGTCGTGCGAGGCGGAGCCCTTGAGGCCGATCAGCTCCAGCTTGTACGGCTCGTCGGCGAGTTCCTCGCGGGCGGCCTCGTCGGTCACCACCCGGCGCGAGAAGCGCTGGCCGCGCTTCTGGATCTCCTGCATCTTCTTCTCGATGGCCTTGAGGTCATCGGGGTGGAAGGGCTTGTCGACGTCGAAGTCGTAGTAGAAGCCGTCCTTGACCGGCGGGCCGATGCCCAGCTTGGCCTCGGGGAACAGCTCCTGCACGGCCTGCGCCATGACGTGCGCGGTGGAGTGGCGCAGGATGTCCAGGCCGTCCTCGGAGGAGATCTCCACTCCCTCGACGGTCTCGCCGTCCGCGACCTCGTACGAGAGGTCCTTGAGCTCGCCGGCCACGCGCGCGGCGATGACCGAGCGCTCGCCGGCGAAGAGCTCGGCGGCCGTAGTGCCCGTCGTCACCACGCGTTCTTCCCGCTCGGAATCCCGCTGGATGATCACACGGACGTCTGACACCGGTCTCTCCTGACTGAAGGCTGTGGTCGCGGCGCCATACCGGAGCGCACGCATGGGTGCGATCGTACCGACCCGGACCGGCCGACCGCGAAATCATTCCCCGCAGTCCGGCCCGCAGGCCTCACCGAAGAAGGCCGCGGTCTCGGCGTTGGCCTGCAGTGCCTTCATCAGCCGGTCCCGTTCGGCCTCGTCGACCTGGACCGGCGCCACCTCCTGGACTCCGGTGAGCCGGCGGAAGCCGCCCCGGCTCTCCAGCCGCCCGCGCACCCGCACCGGCAGTCCGACGAGATGCGCGTGCCCGGCGACCCGGTAGTCCTCCTCGCCGAGCGTGATCCGGACCTGGCCGACCTCCGCCCCGGCGAGCACCCGCAGCCGGACCGTGCCCTCGCCGCGCGGCCCGGACCGGTGCATCCGCACGACCGCGCCGGTGATCCGCACCGTGACGGACGGCTCCGCGTGCCGGTAGCGGAGTCCGGCCTCGAGCAGGACGGGCAGGTCGCCGGGCGAGAACTCGACGGGCTCGGCGGAGGCCGCGCAGCCGGCGGGCACCCCGGCCGCCGGGGACCAGGCGACGGCGATCCGGGCGCCCTCGGTGCCCCGGACCAGGGCGACGAGGGCCTCGGTGAGCTCATGGCTGACGCCGGCCGTGACCGCCGTGTCGAAGGCGTCCATGCCGCCGGTGGCGCGGCGGTAGTCGATGGCCTCGCGGGTGGCGTGGAGGGCGTGGTGGAGGCGTACGGCGAGGGGGCGGCCGGTGGTGACGGGGGCGAAGACGGTCAGTCTCCGGCCGTCCGGCGCGGGGCCGACCAGGACGGTGTCGAGCTCGGCGGCGGCCGCGCGGCGGTGCCGGGCGCCGTGGAAGCCGGTCCGGGCGCGGGCGGCGAGCGCTGCGGCGAGCAGGATCCGGCGGGCGGCCGAGCGCAGCTGCTCCTCCGTGGTCCAGGCGGTGGCGCCGCCGGGTGCCGCCGGGATGTCGCGCCACCAGTGGATCTCGTCGCTGGGGACGGCGAGGGCGAGCAGGATCTCGCGGGCGGAGGGGGTGCCGGTGCGGGACAGGGCGAGCAGGGCCTCCGCGAGCAGGTCGTCGCTGTCGGGGAAGGCGCGACTCGCCGGTACCAGCAGGCTGGTGCCGGTACCCGGTCCTGGCGGGGTCCAGCGGCCGTAGCGTCCGGCGGCGCCGCCTCGCCGCTGCCAGCCGTGCCGGCGCAGCAGGGCGGTGAGCACGGCGGGGTCGACGTCGGCGGGCGCGGGCCCGTCGTGGACGGCGTCCGTATCGGGGTGCGGGCGTACGGGCTTCAGGGGTTCTCCGGTCGGGCGGTGCGTCACGGTCTTCCTCCCGTCCCGACCCGCGTCATGATCTCGCACAGCGCCCGGTCGTCGAAGATGCGTGAAGTGGGGATCCGTACGGTGGTGCGGCGCCGGCCGGTGACGGGGTGTCCGGCGAGGTTGGTCCAGTAGCAGCAGTGCCGCAGGTCGAGCCGGTCGTGTCCGGCGCGCAGCCAGTCGTCCTGCGAGCGCGGCACGATCATCACGACCAGGATCTTGTGCACGGAGACCGGGGTGCGGGCGAGCTTCTCCAGGTGGGCGTTGTCGAGCGTGAAGGAGAAGTGCCGGCCCGGGGGGCCCGGGGCGAGCTGGTAGGTCGCCTTGAGCTGCACCTTGATGGTGACCTCGTCGTCGACGAGGTGCCCCGGGGCGCTGTGGCTGACGTGCCAGTCGATGCCGTTGTCCGGGAATGGCTGGGACAGGGAGCAGCCCGCGGCGGCCGCGACGGCGTGCAGATAACCGACCTGCAGGGTCTCCATGCAGGCGGTGGTGGCGAGGGTGCCGCGGGTGGGTGGCGTGCGCTCGGGCAGCAGCCCGCCCCGTTCGGGCTGCGCGATGGCCATGGCCAACAGCCTTCCAGAACAAGTTTTTCCCCGTTGCGGGTCGCTGAACTGCACGGACCCGTACTCCTGTTGTCTCCTTCCGGCGTACGGCGCAAACAGCCCGGGTATCACCGGTTCGGGCAGCGGACGGCGCGTCAACTGCCGACGAAGATCGAGGGGTTGGTGGGTATGACGTATTGGTACGAGGGGCCGCTGGCCGCTTTCGACACGGAGACGACGGGCGTGGACGTCGAGAACGACCGGATCGTGTCGGCCGCCCTCGTCGTCCAGGACGCGTCGGGCGCCCGGCCGAGGGTGACCCGCTGGCTGGTCAATCCGGGGGTGCCGGTGCCGGCCGCGGCGACGGAGGTGCACGGGCTGACGGAGGAGCACCTGCAGCGCAACGGCCGGTGGCCCGCGCCCGTGATGTACGAGATGGCGGAGGCGCTGGCGGAGCAGGCCGCGGTGGGCCGTCCGCTGGTGGTGATGAACGCGCCGTTCGATCTGACCCTGCTGGACCGGGAGTTGCGCCGGCACCGCGCGTCGTCGCTGGGCCGCTGGCTGGA carries:
- the pgsA gene encoding phosphatidylinositol phosphate synthase — protein: MLNKYARAFFTRVLTPFAAFLIRRGVSPDTVTLIGTAGVVAGALVFYPVGEFFWGTVVITLFVFSDLVDGNMARQLGRSSRWGAFLDSTLDRVADGAIFGGFALWYAGGGDDIALCAVSIFCLASGQVVSYTKARGESIGLPVAVNGLVERAERLVISLVAAGLAGLHAFGVPGIQYLLPVALWIVAVGSLVTLIQRVVTVRRESAEAEAAERQDTRGSEAAK
- a CDS encoding DUF4365 domain-containing protein, with protein sequence MAIAQPERGGLLPERTPPTRGTLATTACMETLQVGYLHAVAAAAGCSLSQPFPDNGIDWHVSHSAPGHLVDDEVTIKVQLKATYQLAPGPPGRHFSFTLDNAHLEKLARTPVSVHKILVVMIVPRSQDDWLRAGHDRLDLRHCCYWTNLAGHPVTGRRRTTVRIPTSRIFDDRALCEIMTRVGTGGRP
- a CDS encoding elongation factor G-like protein EF-G2, which encodes MGDKAHTHPGAAGRARAADHPTSVRNVVLVGHSGSGKTTLVEALALTAGAVNRAGRVEDGGTVSDYDDIEHRQQRSVQLSLVPVEWDGIKVNLLDTPGYADFVGELRAGLRAADAALFVVSASDGVDGSTRMVWDECAAVGMPRAIVVTHLEAARADFDEMTRICAETFGGDDPDAVLPLYLPLHGPEGPDGHAPVTGLTGLLSRKLFDYSTGERKESEPGEEQRPLIEEARGRLIEGIIAESEDETLMDRYLGGEDVDVKTLIQDAERAVARGVFFPVLAAAPAADGARQGLGTVELLDLITGGFPTPLEHGTPSVTTPEGRPRELRPCDPDAPLVVEVVKTSSDPYVGRISLIRVFSGTLRADQTVHVSGHGLADRGHEDHDVDERIGALSTPFGKQQRPVPHVVAGDLACVAKLGRAETGDTLSAKDDPLLMEPWEMPDPLLPLAIRAHSKPDEDKLSQGLSRLVAEDPTMRLEQNQDTHQVVLWCLGEAHADVALERLRSRYGVQVDVVPHRVPLRETFGGKAAGRGRHVKQSGGHGQFAICEIEVEPLPNGSGIEFVDKVVGGAVPRQFVPSVEKGVRAQAVKGVAAGHPLIDVRVTLLDGKAHSVDSSDAAFQTAGALALREAAADATIHLLEPVAEVSVLVGDDYVGTVMSDLSGRRGRVLGTEQSAGGRTLIKAEVPEIEIGRYSIDLRSLSHGTARFSRRYARHEPMPPQVAQRVTEEARAAS
- a CDS encoding HIT family protein, whose protein sequence is MTSEPEQQLGVGTPDAFQRLWTPHRMAYIQGENKPSGPGADDGCPFCSLPAKSDEDGLILRRGELVYAVLNLYPYTGGHLMTVPYRHVADYTDLTVEETAELAELTKQAMAALRAASGAHGFNIGMNQGTVAGAGIAAHLHQHVVPRWGGDTNFMPVVGHTKVLPQLLADTRKMLAEAWPAA
- a CDS encoding 3'-5' exonuclease; this encodes MTYWYEGPLAAFDTETTGVDVENDRIVSAALVVQDASGARPRVTRWLVNPGVPVPAAATEVHGLTEEHLQRNGRWPAPVMYEMAEALAEQAAVGRPLVVMNAPFDLTLLDRELRRHRASSLGRWLERSPLRVLDPWVLDKHLDRYRKGRRTLTDLCAHYGVPLEGAHEAAADAVAALEVTRAVGRRFAARLERLSPAELHTLQAVWHAAQARGLQAWFARSGTEEVVDPAWPLRPELPAAA
- the thrS gene encoding threonine--tRNA ligase encodes the protein MSDVRVIIQRDSEREERVVTTGTTAAELFAGERSVIAARVAGELKDLSYEVADGETVEGVEISSEDGLDILRHSTAHVMAQAVQELFPEAKLGIGPPVKDGFYYDFDVDKPFHPDDLKAIEKKMQEIQKRGQRFSRRVVTDEAAREELADEPYKLELIGLKGSASHDDGADVEVGSGELTIYDNLDAKTGELCWKDLCRGPHLPTTRNIPAFKLMRNAAAYWRGSEKNPMLQRIYGTAWPTKDELKAHLEFLAEAEKRDHRKLGSELDLFSIPEQIGSGLAVFHPKGGIIRRVMEDYSRRRHEEEGYEFVYTPHATKGKLFETSGHLDWYADGMYPPMQLDEGVDYYLKPMNCPMHNLIFDARGRSYRELPLRLFEFGTVYRYEKSGVVHGLTRARGFTQDDAHIYCTREQMSEELDKTLTFVLNLLRDYGLTDFYLELSTKDPEKFVGSDEAWEEATQTLREVAEKQGLELVADPGGAAFYGPKISVQTKDAIGRTWQMSTIQLDFNLPERFDLEYTAADGSKTRPVMIHRALFGSIERFFAVLLEHYAGAFPAWLAPVQAVGIPVGDAHVEYLEKFATEARQKGLRVEVDSSSDRMQKKIRTQQKLKVPFMIIVGDEDMNAGTVSFRYRDGSQENGIPREQALAKLLDVVERRVQV